In Geminocystis sp. NIES-3709, a single genomic region encodes these proteins:
- a CDS encoding L-threonylcarbamoyladenylate synthase, producing MTETCLKSIKIIPRIIDYLARGEIIVLHTDIVYLLLANALIPSSANKIHELKGWNPPKPLTLLSNQHKISEYAVLNQDAKILVNKFPYPISIIIPHRQNLPDVVTAGHKTIFVSCPDDFIYNLVTQSFFPIVAGTASLGGELRANNADTAKDFFGDEVSLIIDGGKSKYGIRTTLIDCHLPLPTILNYGLISYDDLRPILPHIELPSHLRK from the coding sequence ATGACTGAAACTTGTCTAAAATCCATCAAGATAATTCCCCGAATTATTGATTACTTAGCTCGGGGAGAAATCATTGTCTTGCATACCGATATAGTTTATCTCCTTTTAGCAAACGCTTTAATTCCTTCTTCAGCTAATAAAATTCATGAATTAAAAGGATGGAATCCTCCTAAACCATTAACATTACTTTCTAATCAACACAAAATTTCTGAATATGCAGTTTTAAATCAAGATGCAAAAATTTTAGTGAATAAATTCCCTTATCCCATTAGTATAATTATTCCTCATCGTCAAAATCTTCCTGACGTTGTCACCGCAGGACATAAGACGATTTTTGTTTCTTGTCCTGATGATTTTATTTATAATTTAGTGACACAATCATTTTTTCCCATTGTGGCAGGTACTGCTAGTTTAGGAGGTGAATTAAGAGCAAATAATGCCGACACGGCAAAAGATTTTTTTGGGGATGAAGTATCTTTAATCATTGATGGTGGCAAATCTAAATATGGTATAAGAACGACACTTATAGATTGTCATTTACCTCTACCAACTATTCTTAACTATGGACTTATTTCTTACGATGATTTACGTCCAATTTTACCTCA